In Vicingus serpentipes, the DNA window CAGCTGCATCAAGAGATGATTCTCTTTCTGCACTCTGACGAATATATCCAAAATCAACAGAAACCATGTCGTTTACTTTATATGCTAAACCTGCAGTATAAGCCAATTGAGTTGCATCAGGTAATTCTGGACTTAAATAACCATCTTTAATCGGAGAATTATCGTAATATGCTCCTAATCTAACACTATATTTTTCTTTATATGTAAAATCTACACCAAAACGATGAGTTAATACATCCTGCCAGTCCTTTGTAGTTTTAGAGTCTGGTGTATCGCTATTTTCAAAATCAAAAGCTAATGTATCATAAGAAGACCATCCTGTAAGATTTAAATCATAAGCAAACTCTATCGAATATTTTTCATTTTTTGTATGTTTTACACTAAAGCCAGCAGTAAAAACAGAAGGTAATGTTAACTTAGATACAAAACCTGTTTTAGCTGGAAATTTACTTTGTAAAGAAACTGGTATATCTTTAAAGACTGCTTCTCCATTGGTTAAATCAATAGCTATTTTTGAACGATAACTAACTCCTAATTTAAAGTCTGTTGTAGATGTTTCTTTCTTAATAGAATAAATATTTGAAAACACACCAACATTAAATCCAACTCCATCTCCACTACCTTCTAACCTTGCTTGTCCTTCAGTTGTAGTAGC includes these proteins:
- a CDS encoding OmpP1/FadL family transporter, which codes for MKRIILSAIIAAPMLCLAGGFQLNVQGVKAIAMGGAFTGIGSDASTVFFNPGGMSNLQGHNVTAGFSFITPSVSLQTPETANINQTSPNATPFHVYYSGQLTDKITLGFLVNNQFGSVSSFEDDWQGRNIIQNISLKSFMFQPTIAYKIHDKVSVGAGFVYGLGTFSTEKAVPVGSATTTEGQARLEGSGDGVGFNVGVFSNIYSIKKETSTTDFKLGVSYRSKIAIDLTNGEAVFKDIPVSLQSKFPAKTGFVSKLTLPSVFTAGFSVKHTKNEKYSIEFAYDLNLTGWSSYDTLAFDFENSDTPDSKTTKDWQDVLTHRFGVDFTYKEKYSVRLGAYYDNSPIKDGYLSPELPDATQLAYTAGLAYKVNDMVSVDFGYIRQSAERESSLDAAGFTAKYRRKVNVFSLGVNLKFGAPKAPKIEDAN